A genomic window from Candidatus Kouleothrix ribensis includes:
- a CDS encoding phosphotransferase, with protein MCINLQPAMSATLHLAPPPAPPLGCYESITTLAVTATHVIYAGFDRSAGREVIIKYAHAAGATALGLSSEAAMLRFLARHQIAAPRYRGLAEHGGRSALVMSRIPGHTLEALHGAQAVGPGLIVWLAARLCATLAALHRLGYVHHDIKPANIVVRPDYTPVLIDWGTAEAIRPPGDRRPNSGFTPGFVSPNQASGTARPSNDLFAVGMLLDALIDWPGPQLATIIARATGQHHQPFRDAEALARALARLRMIDRLAKAIGLKAI; from the coding sequence ATGTGCATCAACCTGCAACCGGCTATGTCGGCAACGCTTCATCTCGCGCCGCCGCCCGCACCGCCGCTCGGCTGCTATGAGTCGATAACAACACTGGCAGTCACAGCGACGCATGTAATCTACGCTGGGTTTGATCGTAGCGCGGGCCGCGAGGTGATTATCAAATATGCGCACGCGGCCGGTGCCACCGCGCTGGGGCTGAGCAGCGAAGCGGCCATGCTACGCTTCCTGGCGCGCCACCAGATTGCCGCGCCGCGCTATCGTGGCCTGGCCGAGCATGGCGGGCGCTCGGCGCTGGTGATGTCGCGCATCCCTGGCCACACGCTCGAGGCGCTGCATGGTGCGCAGGCGGTTGGGCCAGGCCTGATCGTGTGGCTCGCGGCGCGGCTGTGTGCCACGCTGGCGGCGCTGCACCGCCTGGGCTATGTTCACCACGATATCAAGCCGGCCAATATTGTGGTGCGGCCCGACTACACGCCGGTGCTGATCGACTGGGGTACCGCCGAGGCGATCCGGCCGCCGGGCGACCGGCGGCCGAATAGCGGGTTCACGCCCGGCTTTGTTAGCCCGAACCAGGCCAGCGGCACTGCACGCCCCAGCAACGACCTGTTCGCGGTTGGCATGCTGCTCGACGCGCTGATCGACTGGCCTGGCCCGCAGCTGGCCACGATCATCGCGCGCGCCACCGGCCAGCATCACCAGCCCTTCCGCGATGCCGAGGCGCTGGCGCGGGCGTTGGCCCGGCTGCGCATGATCGACCGCCTGGCCAAGGCAATCGGCCTCAAGGCGATCTAG